In the Gemmatimonadota bacterium genome, CCCAACGTCCCGGACATCGGCCGCATGGCCGAGATCGCCGTAGCCGAGGGCGCCGATGGCTTGACCTTGATCAATACGCTGCCCGGCCTGCTGTTCGACATCGAGCGCCGCCGGCCGATTCTCGGCGCCGGCGTCGGCGGCGTCAGCGGTGCGGCCGTCCTGCCCGTCGGCGTGCACGCCGTTTGGCAAGCCCGCCGCCGCACGGCCGTCCCCATCCTGGGCGTCGGCGGCATCGCCAGCGCGAGCGACGCCCTGCAGTACTTCCTCGCCGGCGCGAACCTGGTGCAGTTGGGCACTGCCAGCTTCGCGGATCCCCGCATGGCCTTGCGTGTACTCTCGGATCTGCGCCGCTTCGCGGAGCGGCAAGGCATTGAGGACATCCGCCAGCTCATGGGCGGTAGGGTCCACGACTGAGACGAGTTCACTCCCTGCGTATATGGCCACGATCATCGTCGCCCTGGACCTGCCCACGGCCGCCGAGGCGCTCTCCCTCGTGGATCGGCTGGGAGACGTCGTCGAGTACTACAAGGTCGGGGCGCCCCTCTACACGCGCAGCGGGCCGCAGATCGTGCGCGAGCTGCGGGCCCGGAGCAAGCGCGTTTTCCTGGATCTGAAGTTCCACGACATACCCCACAGCGTCGAGGGAGCCGTCCGGGCCGCCGCCGAGCTGGAAGTGGACATGCTCACCCTGCACGCTGCCGGCGGTTCCGCCATGCTCGAGGCGGCGCGGCAGGCAGTGGGCTCGGATGGCCCGCTGCTCCTCGCCGTCACTCTCCTTACTTCCTTCACCGCCGCGGACGTCGAGCAGGTATGGGACAAGCAGCTCCGCTCCCTGCGCGAGGAGGTCGCCCGGCTGGCCGCCCTGGCCGCCGACGCCGGCCTGGATGGCGTCGTCGCCGCCGCGCTCGAAGCCGAGGCGCTCAAACGACGTCACGGCGCCGGATTCCTCGTGGTCACGCCCGGTATCCGACCCGCCGGTGACTTGCCCAGCGACCACGTGCGCACCGCCACGCCGGCCGACGCCGTGCGCGCCGGCGCCGACTTCCTCGTGATCGGGCGGCCAGTATTCGAGGCGCCGGACCCCCAGGCTGTGGTCAAACAGATCCTCAACGAGACGGCCGCCGCGGAGCCACAGCCATGAGGCGGCCAGCCGCCTCGCTCAGCCTCGCCTTTCTGCTCGCCGCCACCGGTGCGGCCAGCGGCCAGGCGCCCGACCTCGAGCCCGTGCTGGCACGCCTCGCTGCGTCCTGGAGCCGCGGCGATGCCGCCGCCATTGCAGCCCTCGCCTCCCGCGACGGAGTCTCGCTCGAGATCGAGCGCAAAGCCGTCGGGCCACTCAGCCCGCGCCAGGCCGCAGCCATGCTGCGCCGCCTCTTCGAGGAACGCGTCACGGTACAGCTCTCCGTTGGCATGGTCGACGTGGTGGGCGGCGCACCACGCCGCGCCTTCGGCGAGCTTACCTGGATGGCCAGAGTCCGCGGAACCAGCATTCCGGAACGCGCTACCGTGTTCCTCGCGCTCGTCCAGGAGGATGGGTGGCGCCTGACCCACATCCGGCTGCTGCCGTGAGGCGCAGCTCATGCCTGACCTGAGCCGCATCTTCGACTGGGAGCGGGTCCTGCCGGACCTCGTCCGCATCGGCGTCATTCTCGGCCTCGCCTTTGCCGGCTACCACGCCGTCAAGCTCCTCACCGCTCGCCTGCAGCGCGAGCGGCCCGAGGAGGACCCCCTCCTCAAACGACTGCGCGAGCAACGGGCCCGCACCCTCGCCGGCCTGCTGAACAACGTCGCGCTCGTCGTCATCGTGGTCGTCGCTGCCCTGACCATTCTCGGCGCCTTCATCGACATTAAACCGCTCCTCGCCACCGCCGGCGTCGCCGGTCTGGCCATCTCTTTCGGCGCCCAGTCGCTCGTCAAGGACGTCATCAGCGGCATCTTCATCCTGCTCGAGGAACAGTTCGGGATCGGCGATGTGGTACGCGTCGGAGACACCGCGGGCATGGTGGAGAAGATCACGCTCCGCACTACCGTGCTGCGCGACCTGGAGGGCATCGTCCACGTCATCCCCAACGGCGAGATCACCAGGGTCAGCAACCTGACCAAGGCCTGGTCCCGCGCCGTGCTGGACATCGGGGTCGCCTACAAGGAGGACGTGGACCGGGTCATCGGCGTGCTGCTCGAGGTCGGCCGGCAGCTCTATGCCGACCCGGAATGGGGGTCTTCGCTTCTCGAAGAGCCGGAGGTATTGGGCATCCAGAGCCTGGCGGATTCCGCCGTTACCATCCGGATGGCCGCCAAGACCCTGCCCCTGAGACAATGGGACGTCGCCCGGGAACTGCGGCGCCGCATCAAGAAGCGCTTTGACGCCGAGGGCATCGAGATCCCCTTCCCCCACCTCACCTTCTACTGGGGGGAGGGACAGATGCCCGCGGCCGCAGCAGGCCCGCCCGCCGAGGCAGCGGGCACGGCACAGCCGCTGCAGGTGCGCCGCAGCTAGTGTCCATGCTGCGAGTTTGCAGCGCTGGCCGACGGGACACTACCCACTCCTAGAGGAGACGATGACGCTCCGCCTCTACGACACGCTGTCCCGTTCGCTCAAGGAGTTCGAGCCCCTCGAAACCGGCGTGGTGCGCTTCTACGCCTGCGGCCCCACCGTCTACAAGCCGCCGCACATCGGCAACCAGCGCACCTTCCTTTTCAACGACCTGGTCCACCGCTACCTCGAGTGGAAGGGCTACCACGTCAGGTTCGTGATGAACCTCACGGACGTGGAGGACAAGATCATTGACGGCGCGCTGCGGGCCGGCACCACCATCGATGGGCTGACGGCGCCCGTCATCCGCGGCTTCTTTGAGGAGCTTCGCGCCCTGGGCGCGCTGGAAGCCGACGTCTACCCCCGCGCCACCCGTCACGTGGACAGCATGGTCGCGCTGATCGCGCGACTCCTCGAGCGCGGGCAAGCCTACCAGGCCGACGGCTCCGTCTACTTCGACATCTCCGCCTTCCCAGACTACGGCCGACTCTCCCGTGTCGACCTGTCCGCCGTCCGACCCGGTGAGCGCGTGGCCGCTGATGAGTACGGCAAGGCCGATGTCCGGGACTTCGCCCTCTGGAAAGCCGCCAAGGAAGCCGACGCCCGCGTGGGCGCCGCCTGGCCCGCACCCTGGGGAACCGGCAGGCCCGGCTGGCACATCGAGTGCTCGGCCATGAGCATCGCCGAGCTCGGCGAAACCATCGACATCCATTCCGGGGGCGAGGACCTGGTCTTCCCGCACCACGAGGACGAAATCGCACAGTCCGAGGGAGCCACCGGCCGCCCCTTCGTCCGCTACTGGCTGCACGTCAAGCACCTGCTCGTGGACGGCACCAAGATGGCCAAGTCCCTGGGCAACGAGTACACGCTCGCCGACCTGCTCCAGGCCGGGCACTCCCCGGCTGCCATCCGCTACCTGCTGCTCGCCGCCCACTACCGCAGCGAGCTGAACTTCACCTTCGACGCCCTCCACGACGCACGAGCGGCGCTGCGCCGCTTGCTCGATTTCGAGGAGCGGCTGCGCCCCGCGGCGCCCGCCCAAGTCGACCACGCCTCGCCGCTGCCCCAGCTCGCGCGCCGGGCCCGCACCGCCTTCGAACAGGCCATGGACGATGACCTCAACGTACCCGCAGCCCTCGCCGCACTGTTCACCTTCGTGCGCGAGACCAACGCCGCGCTGGACCAGCACCTGGCGCCCGCCGCCGACCTCGCCGCCGCTCGCCAGCTCCTCGAAGACGCGGACCGAGTGCTCGGCATCCTCAGCCTCGCCCGCCAGCGCGTCGCCACGCTCGATCCCGAGTTCCTGGCCTGGGTCCAGCAAACCCTGGCCCGCAGAGAGGAGGCCCGGGCCCGCCGCGACTTCGCCAGCGCGGACGCCATTCGCGCCAGCCTCGCCGCCGCCGGTATTGTCGTCGAGGACACGCCCCAGGGCCCGCGCTGGCACCCCGAGCGTTGACCCCCTCAACAATAACCGGTAAAATTGAGTAGCTACTGGCTCGGGACGCAGCCGCAGTCGAATGCCACGGCAGTCTCGGTGACCGGCCACTAGCTGCGCTGACGTAGCTCAACCGGTAGAGCAGCTGCCTTGTAAGCAGCAGGTTCGGGGTTCGAGTCCCCGCGTCAGCTCCTTGGGCGGGCGTAGCTCAGATGGCAGAGCATCAGCCTTCCAAGCTGAGGGTCGCGGGTTCGAATCCCGTCGCCCGCTCCTGGGAAACGCCAAGCCCCGGCGCACACCTGCGGCGGGGCTTTCAACTTTCATACGCGCTCACGTTGCCGCGGTGTCAATGGTGGTGCCAAAAGGGTTCGGCTTGACCCGGCCGCGGGCGACGGCCTATGCTCAGCCGGCACCCTGGCAGGCGGCGGGACGCAATTGCCGATCCGCACTGACCCTCATCAGCTTCGTCCAGGCATTGAAATGGACAAGCGCCAGCTCGAAGTAGACGGAGAACTCGTCGAGTTCGCGATCAGCAGCCCAGGCGTGGCGATGGCGATAGGGTAGGAGATCGACCCGGCGAAGATTCCGCCACGACCTCCGCTCCTTAGCGGACGCTCGGCTCGGAGGGCTGCTACCCTCGAAACTCCGCCTTCGCGTCCCAGCCTGGCCGACTACTCCGACGATGAGCTGCGGCAGCTATGGAGGGTGTTTAACACGCTGGTCGAACTCCCGGAAGCGATCCGGGCCCTTATTGACAGCGACGGTCGTTGAGAAGGAAAAGTTCCGTTTCGAGCCAGTAACCCATGACTCCTTCCAGTGTATGTCGAGAAGGCCATCGAGGCCATTGACCAACTCGGAGCTACGCCATGAATGACGTGCGTCGCTATCTCTCGCTTCCGTGGACGATCGAGAGATCGGAACGAACGGACGATGGCCATTACTTTGTTCTGACCGTCGCCGAACTCCCCGGTTTCGTGGTAGCCGGCCGCTCGGAGGAGGAAGTGGAGCAGGAGTTCTGGCCGGCGCTCGAGAGCTTCATCGAAAGCTACTTGGAGGACGGCCAGGAGCCGCCCCTTCCGGCCAGAGTCCGGGGTGTCGTCCGCCGGCCTGCCGTCGTTCGGCCGCCGACAG is a window encoding:
- the pyrF gene encoding orotidine-5'-phosphate decarboxylase, encoding MATIIVALDLPTAAEALSLVDRLGDVVEYYKVGAPLYTRSGPQIVRELRARSKRVFLDLKFHDIPHSVEGAVRAAAELEVDMLTLHAAGGSAMLEAARQAVGSDGPLLLAVTLLTSFTAADVEQVWDKQLRSLREEVARLAALAADAGLDGVVAAALEAEALKRRHGAGFLVVTPGIRPAGDLPSDHVRTATPADAVRAGADFLVIGRPVFEAPDPQAVVKQILNETAAAEPQP
- a CDS encoding mechanosensitive ion channel family protein, which produces MPDLSRIFDWERVLPDLVRIGVILGLAFAGYHAVKLLTARLQRERPEEDPLLKRLREQRARTLAGLLNNVALVVIVVVAALTILGAFIDIKPLLATAGVAGLAISFGAQSLVKDVISGIFILLEEQFGIGDVVRVGDTAGMVEKITLRTTVLRDLEGIVHVIPNGEITRVSNLTKAWSRAVLDIGVAYKEDVDRVIGVLLEVGRQLYADPEWGSSLLEEPEVLGIQSLADSAVTIRMAAKTLPLRQWDVARELRRRIKKRFDAEGIEIPFPHLTFYWGEGQMPAAAAGPPAEAAGTAQPLQVRRS
- a CDS encoding cysteine--tRNA ligase, translated to MTLRLYDTLSRSLKEFEPLETGVVRFYACGPTVYKPPHIGNQRTFLFNDLVHRYLEWKGYHVRFVMNLTDVEDKIIDGALRAGTTIDGLTAPVIRGFFEELRALGALEADVYPRATRHVDSMVALIARLLERGQAYQADGSVYFDISAFPDYGRLSRVDLSAVRPGERVAADEYGKADVRDFALWKAAKEADARVGAAWPAPWGTGRPGWHIECSAMSIAELGETIDIHSGGEDLVFPHHEDEIAQSEGATGRPFVRYWLHVKHLLVDGTKMAKSLGNEYTLADLLQAGHSPAAIRYLLLAAHYRSELNFTFDALHDARAALRRLLDFEERLRPAAPAQVDHASPLPQLARRARTAFEQAMDDDLNVPAALAALFTFVRETNAALDQHLAPAADLAAARQLLEDADRVLGILSLARQRVATLDPEFLAWVQQTLARREEARARRDFASADAIRASLAAAGIVVEDTPQGPRWHPER
- a CDS encoding type II toxin-antitoxin system HicB family antitoxin — protein: MNDVRRYLSLPWTIERSERTDDGHYFVLTVAELPGFVVAGRSEEEVEQEFWPALESFIESYLEDGQEPPLPARVRGVVRRPAVVRPPTASAADVEAYSAGDPAGEILQLPGVPA